In a genomic window of Candidatus Baltobacteraceae bacterium:
- a CDS encoding ABC transporter ATP-binding protein codes for MASGNALEAHHLVKRYGAVTALADLSLEIGRGEIFGFLGPNGAGKTTAVKILVGLNRASAGDATVLGRPLSDRATRRKIGYLPELFRYQEWLSAREVLHFHARLAGLSTTRSAGELPRVLNLVGLTARGDDRVGTFSKGMQQRLGLAVALLGEPEVIFLDEPTSALDPIGRHDVRELLRVLQSRGTTVFLNSHLLSEVELVCDRVAIVNRGRVVAHGPIAAIVGSGRGVRVRASADGTPLEPVLSAFGPTVADGDALRVEGVPRDAIPQLVAALVAANARVYEIEPLATSLEERFLQMTGDGA; via the coding sequence ATGGCCTCCGGTAACGCCCTCGAAGCGCACCATCTCGTTAAGCGCTACGGCGCCGTGACCGCGCTTGCCGATCTCTCGCTTGAGATCGGGCGCGGCGAGATCTTCGGTTTCCTAGGCCCAAACGGTGCCGGCAAAACGACGGCGGTGAAGATCCTGGTTGGTCTCAATCGCGCGAGCGCCGGGGATGCGACGGTTTTGGGCCGTCCGCTTAGCGATCGTGCCACGCGGCGCAAGATCGGCTATCTGCCCGAACTCTTTCGCTATCAGGAGTGGCTGAGCGCTCGCGAGGTCCTGCATTTTCACGCGCGACTCGCAGGGCTCTCGACGACGCGATCCGCCGGCGAACTGCCGCGCGTCTTAAACCTAGTCGGCCTGACGGCGCGCGGCGACGACCGGGTCGGCACCTTTTCCAAAGGAATGCAACAGCGCCTCGGCCTCGCCGTAGCGCTGCTCGGCGAACCCGAAGTGATCTTTCTCGACGAGCCCACCTCGGCGCTCGATCCGATCGGGCGGCACGACGTGCGCGAACTCTTGCGCGTGCTCCAATCGCGCGGCACCACGGTCTTCCTCAACTCGCACCTTTTGAGCGAGGTGGAATTGGTCTGCGATCGCGTTGCGATCGTCAACCGGGGCCGCGTCGTCGCGCACGGACCGATCGCCGCGATCGTCGGCAGCGGCCGCGGCGTACGCGTGCGCGCGAGCGCCGACGGGACGCCGCTCGAGCCGGTGCTCTCGGCGTTCGGCCCGACCGTCGCCGACGGCGACGCGCTGCGCGTGGAAGGCGTACCGCGCGACGCGATTCCGCAACTGGTTGCGGCGTTGGTCGCCGCAAACGCGCGCGTCTACGAGATCGAACCGCTCGCAACCTCGCTCGAAGAACGGTTTTTGCAGATGACCGGAGACGGCGCGTGA
- a CDS encoding ABC transporter permease, with product MIDVVLVTLRELVRRRFVLAAIVATALLVALTAWGFHSLTHAHDRHGATLSPLEVRTTSAGLVLLIAYMFSFVLAVAATFVAAPALANEIESGVLLPIVVRPIARASILLGKTIGIGLMLGAYLLVAGIAELTIVRAITGYAPPHPFEAFGFVWLLALVMVAFATLLGTRLSAIASSIVAVVLFGIAWIGGIVGGIGGAVHNQALVNAGTISQLVLPSDAMWQAAAYRLEPVAMIVGMQQAAAHNSYGGPFLIAAPPPLPMLLWTLAWIVVVVSLASWSFARRSL from the coding sequence GTGATCGATGTCGTGCTCGTAACCTTGCGCGAGTTGGTTCGCCGCCGCTTCGTGCTCGCGGCGATCGTCGCAACGGCGCTGCTCGTTGCGCTCACCGCCTGGGGATTCCACAGTCTGACGCACGCGCACGATCGTCACGGCGCGACGCTCTCGCCGCTCGAAGTTCGAACGACCAGCGCCGGGCTCGTGCTGCTGATTGCGTACATGTTTAGCTTCGTGCTGGCGGTGGCGGCAACGTTCGTTGCGGCGCCCGCGCTCGCCAACGAAATCGAGTCGGGCGTGCTGCTGCCGATCGTCGTGCGTCCGATCGCGCGCGCGTCGATTCTGCTCGGCAAGACGATCGGCATCGGATTGATGCTCGGCGCCTATTTACTGGTAGCGGGGATCGCCGAACTCACGATCGTGCGCGCGATTACGGGCTACGCTCCGCCGCATCCGTTCGAAGCCTTCGGATTCGTTTGGCTGCTCGCGCTCGTCATGGTCGCGTTCGCGACGCTGCTCGGCACGCGACTCTCCGCGATCGCGAGCAGCATCGTCGCGGTCGTGCTCTTCGGTATCGCCTGGATCGGCGGCATCGTGGGCGGCATCGGCGGCGCGGTCCACAACCAAGCCCTCGTAAACGCCGGCACGATCTCGCAACTCGTCCTGCCGAGCGATGCGATGTGGCAGGCGGCCGCGTACCGATTGGAACCCGTGGCGATGATCGTCGGCATGCAGCAGGCCGCCGCGCATAATTCCTACGGCGGTCCGTTTCTGATCGCGGCGCCGCCGCCGCTGCCGATGCTCCTCTGGACGCTCGCGTGGATCGTGGTCGTCGTTAGCCTGGCTTCGTGGAGTTTTGCTCGCCGGAGTCTGTGA
- the pth gene encoding aminoacyl-tRNA hydrolase codes for MGNPGREYERTRHNVGFSIADEVARRFALDGWKKKDNALQIYDSRRKIVLVKPQSFMNLSGAPVRLIASWYRVPPAGVFVAYDEMDIPFGKLRLRAFGGHGGHNGMRSLIATVGEGFPRLRVGVGRPEYDTIDHVLSPFTEAERERLPDVVGAAADGIERWLDAGIDAAMQFVNTWALTDSGEQNSTKPG; via the coding sequence TTGGGCAACCCGGGCAGAGAGTACGAGCGCACGCGTCACAACGTCGGATTTTCGATAGCCGACGAAGTGGCGCGTCGCTTTGCGTTAGACGGCTGGAAGAAAAAAGACAACGCGCTGCAGATCTACGATTCGCGGCGCAAGATCGTGCTCGTCAAACCCCAGTCGTTCATGAATTTGAGCGGCGCGCCGGTTCGTTTGATCGCCTCGTGGTATCGCGTGCCGCCGGCCGGCGTCTTCGTTGCGTACGACGAGATGGATATTCCCTTCGGCAAACTTCGGTTGCGCGCGTTCGGCGGCCATGGCGGCCACAACGGCATGCGTTCGCTCATCGCGACGGTGGGCGAAGGTTTTCCGCGCCTGCGCGTGGGCGTCGGCCGCCCCGAGTACGACACGATCGATCACGTCCTTAGCCCCTTCACCGAAGCGGAACGCGAGCGGTTGCCCGACGTCGTCGGCGCGGCCGCCGACGGGATCGAACGCTGGCTCGACGCGGGCATCGACGCGGCGATGCAATTCGTCAACACCTGGGCGCTCACAGACTCCGGCGAGCAAAACTCCACGAAGCCAGGCTAA
- a CDS encoding 50S ribosomal protein L25, whose product MAQELRLSVQDRAQTGTTGSRGLRAQGKVPGVLYGHGSEPQHVIFDARAFDELLHHGGRTSLVTLVFDGKKNETALVREIQIHPVSRKVLHADLQRTSANESVHARLPVVTTGVAKGVKDSGGVMDVVAHDLEVSGPANKLPDSIEIDVSELGIHDHITASQITLPDGFTMITPGDQTVVVVEPSKTAQVLEEAATEGAPAQAEPVVIGETPEGEGAAK is encoded by the coding sequence GTGGCACAAGAATTACGACTATCGGTCCAAGACCGCGCGCAAACCGGCACGACGGGCTCGCGTGGCCTGCGCGCGCAGGGGAAAGTCCCGGGCGTCCTTTACGGTCACGGCAGCGAGCCCCAGCACGTGATCTTCGACGCGCGCGCGTTTGACGAACTCCTCCATCACGGCGGGCGCACGTCGCTCGTCACGCTCGTGTTCGATGGAAAGAAGAACGAAACGGCGCTGGTTCGCGAGATCCAAATCCACCCGGTTTCGCGCAAAGTGCTCCACGCCGACCTGCAGCGCACGTCGGCCAACGAGAGCGTTCACGCGCGACTCCCGGTCGTCACGACCGGCGTTGCTAAGGGCGTTAAAGACTCCGGCGGCGTGATGGACGTGGTCGCCCACGACCTCGAAGTCTCCGGGCCGGCGAACAAACTGCCCGACAGCATTGAGATCGACGTGAGCGAACTTGGCATTCACGATCACATCACGGCGAGCCAGATAACGCTTCCCGACGGATTCACCATGATCACGCCGGGCGATCAAACCGTCGTGGTCGTCGAGCCCTCGAAGACCGCTCAAGTGCTTGAGGAAGCCGCCACCGAAGGCGCGCCGGCTCAGGCCGAACCCGTCGTCATCGGCGAGACTCCGGAAGGCGAAGGAGCCGCTAAATAG
- a CDS encoding ribose-phosphate pyrophosphokinase, producing the protein MSHNPLLFSGNSNPRLADEIAKRLKLHVGKALVSKFKNEETRVQIGENVRGSEVFAIQSICKAPNGNGVNDSLMELLLMIDALKRASAARITAVVPYYGYAKQDKKTTGREPISAKVIANLLKTAGAKRMVTVDLHAAQIQGFFDGPVDNLTAMPVACNYLKKEGLCDDKIVVVSPDAGGVHRAELFAKRLGSSLAIVFKRRPEPDVSEVTDIVGDVSGKIAVVVDDMISTGGTLAKAAEAILARGATKVYTIATHGIFAGDAIRVLEESPIERVVVTDTIPFPDVTEHPKFVQLSIAQTLADAINRITTNRSVSELFTEDPEKRLTEAPRIEPEPIAVP; encoded by the coding sequence TTGAGTCACAATCCACTCCTCTTCAGCGGAAATTCGAACCCGCGTCTAGCCGACGAGATCGCCAAGCGGCTGAAACTTCACGTGGGCAAAGCGCTGGTCTCGAAGTTCAAAAACGAAGAGACGCGCGTCCAGATCGGCGAGAACGTCCGCGGTTCCGAGGTCTTTGCGATCCAGTCGATCTGCAAGGCGCCCAACGGAAACGGGGTCAACGACTCGCTGATGGAGCTTCTGCTGATGATCGACGCGCTCAAGCGGGCGTCGGCGGCGCGCATCACGGCGGTCGTCCCGTACTACGGGTACGCGAAACAGGATAAAAAGACGACCGGCCGCGAGCCGATCTCCGCCAAAGTGATCGCCAACCTCCTCAAAACGGCCGGCGCCAAGCGCATGGTCACCGTGGACCTGCACGCCGCTCAGATTCAGGGCTTCTTCGACGGGCCGGTCGATAATCTCACCGCGATGCCGGTCGCCTGTAACTACCTCAAAAAAGAGGGCCTCTGCGACGACAAGATCGTGGTGGTCTCGCCCGATGCGGGCGGCGTCCATCGCGCCGAACTCTTCGCCAAGCGGCTGGGCAGTTCGCTGGCAATCGTCTTCAAACGCCGGCCGGAGCCCGACGTTTCGGAGGTTACCGATATTGTCGGCGACGTTTCGGGTAAGATCGCGGTCGTGGTCGATGATATGATCTCGACCGGCGGAACGCTGGCTAAGGCGGCGGAAGCGATCCTCGCGCGGGGTGCGACGAAAGTCTACACGATCGCCACGCACGGCATTTTCGCGGGCGATGCGATCCGCGTGCTCGAAGAGTCGCCCATCGAACGAGTGGTCGTGACCGACACGATCCCGTTCCCGGACGTGACCGAGCACCCGAAATTCGTGCAGCTCTCGATCGCCCAAACGCTCGCCGATGCGATCAATCGTATTACGACCAACCGCTCCGTCTCCGAACTCTTCACCGAAGACCCGGAGAAAAGATTGACCGAGGCCCCGCGCATCGAGCCGGAGCCCATCGCCGTACCGTAA